The Siniperca chuatsi isolate FFG_IHB_CAS linkage group LG2, ASM2008510v1, whole genome shotgun sequence genome window below encodes:
- the myl9b gene encoding myosin regulatory light polypeptide 9b isoform X2: MSSKRAKGKTTKKRPQRATSNVFAMFDQSQIQEFKEAFNMIDQNRDGFIDKEDLHDMLASLGKNPSDEYLEGMMAEAPGPINFTMFLTMFGERLNGTDPEDVIRNAFACFDEEGSGVIHEDHLRELLTTMGDRFTDEEVDELFREAPIDKKGNFNYAEFTRILKHGAKDKDDE, from the exons ATGTCGAGCAAGCGCGCCAAGGGAAAGACCACCAAGAAGCGCCCTCAGAGGGCCACCTCCAACGTCTTCGCCATGTTCGACCAGTCTCAGATCCAGGAGTTTAAAGAGGCGTTCAACATGATCGACCAGAACAGAGACGGTTTCATCGACAAGGAGGATCTGCATGACATGCTGGCCTCTCTGG GTAAGAACCCCTCTGACGAATACCTGGAGGGGATGATGGCCGAAGCACCAGGGCCCATCAACTTCACCATGTTCCTCACCATGTTTGGAGAGAGGCTCAACGGAACGGACCCCGAAGACGTCATCCGCAACGCCTTTGCCTGTTTTGATGAGGAGGGATCTG GCGTGATCCATGAGgaccatctgagagagctgctgACAACCATGGGCGATCGCTTCACAGATGAAGAGGTGGACGAGCTGTTCCGTGAGGCGCCCATCGACAAGAAGGGCAACTTCAACTACGCAGAGTTCACCCGCATCCTCAAACATGGCGCCAAAGACAAGGATGACGAGTAG
- the myl9b gene encoding myosin regulatory light polypeptide 9b isoform X1, with protein MMTDSALGDRDLVNIGQLRAIYKCPDPAATMSSKRAKGKTTKKRPQRATSNVFAMFDQSQIQEFKEAFNMIDQNRDGFIDKEDLHDMLASLGKNPSDEYLEGMMAEAPGPINFTMFLTMFGERLNGTDPEDVIRNAFACFDEEGSGVIHEDHLRELLTTMGDRFTDEEVDELFREAPIDKKGNFNYAEFTRILKHGAKDKDDE; from the exons ATGATGACAGACAGTGCCCTTGGAGACAGAGATTTGGTGAATATAGGACAGCTAAGAGCTATTTATAAGT GCCCAGATCCAGCCGCCACCATGTCGAGCAAGCGCGCCAAGGGAAAGACCACCAAGAAGCGCCCTCAGAGGGCCACCTCCAACGTCTTCGCCATGTTCGACCAGTCTCAGATCCAGGAGTTTAAAGAGGCGTTCAACATGATCGACCAGAACAGAGACGGTTTCATCGACAAGGAGGATCTGCATGACATGCTGGCCTCTCTGG GTAAGAACCCCTCTGACGAATACCTGGAGGGGATGATGGCCGAAGCACCAGGGCCCATCAACTTCACCATGTTCCTCACCATGTTTGGAGAGAGGCTCAACGGAACGGACCCCGAAGACGTCATCCGCAACGCCTTTGCCTGTTTTGATGAGGAGGGATCTG GCGTGATCCATGAGgaccatctgagagagctgctgACAACCATGGGCGATCGCTTCACAGATGAAGAGGTGGACGAGCTGTTCCGTGAGGCGCCCATCGACAAGAAGGGCAACTTCAACTACGCAGAGTTCACCCGCATCCTCAAACATGGCGCCAAAGACAAGGATGACGAGTAG